The Zingiber officinale cultivar Zhangliang chromosome 10A, Zo_v1.1, whole genome shotgun sequence genome contains a region encoding:
- the LOC122026268 gene encoding MOB kinase activator-like 1A, with protein sequence MSLFGLGRNQRTFRPKKSAPSGSKGAQLRKHIDATLGSGNLREAVRLPPGEDFNEWLAVNTVDFFNQVNLLYGTLTEFCTAENCPTMTAGPKYEYRWADGVQIKKPIEVSAAKYVEYLMEWIEVQLDDESIFPQKLGTPFPANFKDVVKTIFKRLFRVYAHIYHSHFQKIVSLKEEAHLNTCFKHFILFTYEFGLIDKKELAPLQELIESIVL encoded by the exons ATGAGCCTCTTCGGTCTCGGAAG GAACCAACGGACTTTTAGACCAAAGAAGAGTGCTCCTTCAGGGAGTAAG GGAGCCCAACTCAGGAAACACATTGATGCAACATTAGGCAGTGGGAACCTCAGGGAAGCAGTGAGGCTTCCACCTGGGGAAGATTTTAATGAGTGGCTTGCTGTCAACA CTGTGGATTTCTTCAATCAAGTGAATTTGCTTTATGGCACTCTGACAGAATTCTGTACAGCAGAGAATTGTCCTACAATGACTGCAGGGCCAAA GTACGAATATAGATGGGCGGATGGTGTGCAAATAAAGAAACCTATTGAAGTCTCAGCGGCAAAGTATGTTGAGTACCTGATGGAGTGGATTGAAGTTCAGCTCGACGATGAATCAATTTTCCCTCAAAAGCTCG gaaCGCCTTTCCCTGCGAACTTCAAAGACGTCGTGAAGACAATATTCAAGCGGTTGTTCCGTGTTTACGCACACATTTATCACTCTCATTTCCAGAAGATTGTGAGCCTCAAGGAAGAAGCACATCTTAACACCTGCTTCAAGCATTTCATTCTTTTCACTTAT GAGTTTGGGTTGATCGACAAGAAGGAACTCGCCCCGCTGCAGGAGCTGATTGAGTCCATCGTTCTATAA
- the LOC122026269 gene encoding ADP-ribosylation factor-like — MGQAFRKLFDRFFGLVEMRVAMLGLDAAGKTTILYKLHIGEVLSTVPTIGFNVEKVQYKNVVFTVWDVGGQEKLRPLWRHYFSNTDALIYVVDSLDRERIGKAREEFQTIIRDPFMLNSVILVFANKQDLKGAMTPMEVSEGLGLYDLRNRTWHIQGTCALAGDGLYEGLDWLVTALKELQTPGRILA; from the exons ATGGGACAAGCCTTCCGCAAGCTCTTCGACAGATTCTTCGGTCTCGTCGAAATGAGG GTTGCAATGCTTGGATTGGATGCAGCTGGCAAGACAACGATTTTGTACAAGTTGCACATTGGAGAAGTTTTGTCAACTGTTCCAACTATCG GCTTCAATGTGGAGAAGGTCCAGTATAAAAATGTGGTATTTACAGTATGGGATGTTGgtggacaagaaaaattaagaccCTTATGGAGGCATTACTTCAGCAATACCGATGCTTTG ATCTATGTTGTGGATTCGTTGGATAGGGAAAGGATTGGAAAGGCTAGAGAAGAATTTCAG ACGATTATCCGAGATCCATTCATGTTGAACAGTGTCATATTGGTATTTGCTAATAAGCAGGACTTG AAAGGTGCAATGACTCCAATGGAGGTATCTGAAGGGTTGGGTCTCTATGATCTGAGGAATCGAACATGGCACATCCAGGGAACTTGCGCCCTTGCCGGAGATGGTCTCTATGAGGGACTTGATTGGTTAGTCACAGCTTTGAAGGAGTTGCAAACCCCTGGCCGAATTCTGGCTTGA
- the LOC122027851 gene encoding ERAD-associated E3 ubiquitin-protein ligase HRD1-like isoform X1 — translation MMRLQNYAGFSFLATMSAICYAFSSRGQFYPATVYLSTSKICFVLLLNMGLVIMCIMWQLVKRLFLGSLREAEAERLNEQSWREAMDILFAITIFRQDFSVTFLAMVTALLLIKALHWLAQKRIEYIETTPSVSMLSHVRIVSFMFFLLIVDCLFLHSSLRSLIQTRQASVALFFTFEYTILATTTVSTFVKYVFYVSDTFMEGQWERKAVYTFYLELVRDLLHLSLYIVFFLAIFVSYGIPLHLIRELYETFRSFTKRVTDYVRYRKITSNMNERFPDATQEELNVTDAICIICREEMITAKKLLCGHLFHVRCLRSWLERQHTCPTCRALVAPPENGPASRQHGIPYVPNQPIVGSAATSSSQSLSGATEDAKLSRHQALLQAAAMAASLYETSFIYRPPSSFWPPGHGSNRNDNPDSEAFNRTTVALTGEVAASGQSTDGEVSANQVLQASLLKAQQDVIRSQIQLLQTQLQALQQQVHQSKPGDADPKGKSTITFDPTTSTSSSSS, via the exons ATGATGAGGCTTCAAAATTATGCTGGATTTAGTTTTTTAGCAACTATGAGTGCTATCTGCTATGCATTTAGTAGCAGAGGGCAGTTCTATCCTGCCACGGTGTACCTCTCCACTTCCAAGATTTGTTTTGTCCTTCTGCTGAACATGGGTCTAGTCATCATGTGTATAATGTGGCAGTTAGTGAAGCGTTTATTCCTGGGTTCACTCAGAGAAGCAGAAGCTGAAAGACTTAACGAACAATCATGGAGGGAGGCCATGGATATTCTTTTTGCAATTACCATATTCCGGCAAGACTTCTCAGTTACTTTTCTAGCTATGGTCACGGCTCTTTTGTTGATCAAGGCATTGCATTGGTTGGCCCAGAAGAGAATTGAATATATAGAGACAACTCCATCCGTTTCTATGCTGTCCCATGTACGGatagtttcatttatgtttttccTCCTCATTGTTGACTGTCTTTTCTTGCACAGTTCTTTGAGGTCTCTGATACAAACTCGGCAAGCATCAGTTGCACTCTTCTTTACATTTGA ATATACAATCTTAGCAACAACAACGGTGTCAACATTTGTGAAGTATGTATTCTATGTAAGTGACACGTTTATGGAAGGGCAGTGGGAGAGGAAGGCTGTTTATACATTTTACCTTGAGCTTGTTCGGGACCTTCTTCACCTGTCTTTGTATATAGTATTTTTTCTAGCCATCTTTGT GAGCTATGGTATCCCGTTGCATCTGATACGCGAGCTATATGAGACATTTCGCAGTTTTACAAAGCGTGTAACAGATTATGTTCGATACcgcaaaattacctcaaatatgAATGAGCGTTTCCCTGATGCAACACAAGAAGAACTTAATGT GACTGATGCAATATGCATTATATGTCGAGAAGAGATGATCACAGCAAAGAAATTGTTATGCGGACACCTTTTTCATGTCCGTTGTCTAAGGTCATGGTTAGAGAGACAACATACTTGCCCTACCTGCAGAGCTTTGGTTGCACCACCTGAAAATGGGCCTGCATCTAGGCAGCACGGAATTCCATATGTTCCAAATCAACCTA TAGTTGGATCAGCGGCAACTTCATCTTCACAGAGTCTCAGTGGTGCAACAGAAGATGCTAAATTAAGCCGGCATCAGGCCCTGCTTCAAGCAGCGGCAATGGCTGCATCCTTATATGAAACTTCATTCATCTACCGTCCACCAAGTTCCTTCTG GCCTCCAGGTCATGGATCAAATCGGAATGATAATCCAGATTCAGAGGCATTCAACCGGACGACAGTGGCACTAACTGGAGAAGTAGCTGCTTCCGGACAATCCACCGATGGCGAGGTATCCGCCAATCAAGTTCTTCAAGCATCATTATTGAAGGCGCAACAAGATGTCATCCGAAGCCAGATTCAG CTTCTGCAAACTCAACTGCAAGCTCTACAACAGCAGGTACATCAATCCAAACCTGGTGATGCTGATCCAAAGGGAAAGTCTACTATCACATTCGATCCTACCACATCTACATCATCATCAAGTTCGTAG
- the LOC122027851 gene encoding ERAD-associated E3 ubiquitin-protein ligase HRD1-like isoform X2, with protein sequence MMRLQNYAGFSFLATMSAICYAFSSRGQFYPATVYLSTSKICFVLLLNMGLVIMCIMWQLVKRLFLGSLREAEAERLNEQSWREAMDILFAITIFRQDFSVTFLAMVTALLLIKALHWLAQKRIEYIETTPSVSMLSHVRIVSFMFFLLIVDCLFLHSSLRSLIQTRQASVALFFTFEYTILATTTVSTFVKYVFYVSDTFMEGQWERKAVYTFYLELVRDLLHLSLYIVFFLAIFVSYGIPLHLIRELYETFRSFTKRVTDYVRYRKITSNMNERFPDATQEELNVTDAICIICREEMITAKKLLCGHLFHVRCLRSWLERQHTCPTCRALVAPPENGPASRQHGIPYVPNQPIGSAATSSSQSLSGATEDAKLSRHQALLQAAAMAASLYETSFIYRPPSSFWPPGHGSNRNDNPDSEAFNRTTVALTGEVAASGQSTDGEVSANQVLQASLLKAQQDVIRSQIQLLQTQLQALQQQVHQSKPGDADPKGKSTITFDPTTSTSSSSS encoded by the exons ATGATGAGGCTTCAAAATTATGCTGGATTTAGTTTTTTAGCAACTATGAGTGCTATCTGCTATGCATTTAGTAGCAGAGGGCAGTTCTATCCTGCCACGGTGTACCTCTCCACTTCCAAGATTTGTTTTGTCCTTCTGCTGAACATGGGTCTAGTCATCATGTGTATAATGTGGCAGTTAGTGAAGCGTTTATTCCTGGGTTCACTCAGAGAAGCAGAAGCTGAAAGACTTAACGAACAATCATGGAGGGAGGCCATGGATATTCTTTTTGCAATTACCATATTCCGGCAAGACTTCTCAGTTACTTTTCTAGCTATGGTCACGGCTCTTTTGTTGATCAAGGCATTGCATTGGTTGGCCCAGAAGAGAATTGAATATATAGAGACAACTCCATCCGTTTCTATGCTGTCCCATGTACGGatagtttcatttatgtttttccTCCTCATTGTTGACTGTCTTTTCTTGCACAGTTCTTTGAGGTCTCTGATACAAACTCGGCAAGCATCAGTTGCACTCTTCTTTACATTTGA ATATACAATCTTAGCAACAACAACGGTGTCAACATTTGTGAAGTATGTATTCTATGTAAGTGACACGTTTATGGAAGGGCAGTGGGAGAGGAAGGCTGTTTATACATTTTACCTTGAGCTTGTTCGGGACCTTCTTCACCTGTCTTTGTATATAGTATTTTTTCTAGCCATCTTTGT GAGCTATGGTATCCCGTTGCATCTGATACGCGAGCTATATGAGACATTTCGCAGTTTTACAAAGCGTGTAACAGATTATGTTCGATACcgcaaaattacctcaaatatgAATGAGCGTTTCCCTGATGCAACACAAGAAGAACTTAATGT GACTGATGCAATATGCATTATATGTCGAGAAGAGATGATCACAGCAAAGAAATTGTTATGCGGACACCTTTTTCATGTCCGTTGTCTAAGGTCATGGTTAGAGAGACAACATACTTGCCCTACCTGCAGAGCTTTGGTTGCACCACCTGAAAATGGGCCTGCATCTAGGCAGCACGGAATTCCATATGTTCCAAATCAACCTA TTGGATCAGCGGCAACTTCATCTTCACAGAGTCTCAGTGGTGCAACAGAAGATGCTAAATTAAGCCGGCATCAGGCCCTGCTTCAAGCAGCGGCAATGGCTGCATCCTTATATGAAACTTCATTCATCTACCGTCCACCAAGTTCCTTCTG GCCTCCAGGTCATGGATCAAATCGGAATGATAATCCAGATTCAGAGGCATTCAACCGGACGACAGTGGCACTAACTGGAGAAGTAGCTGCTTCCGGACAATCCACCGATGGCGAGGTATCCGCCAATCAAGTTCTTCAAGCATCATTATTGAAGGCGCAACAAGATGTCATCCGAAGCCAGATTCAG CTTCTGCAAACTCAACTGCAAGCTCTACAACAGCAGGTACATCAATCCAAACCTGGTGATGCTGATCCAAAGGGAAAGTCTACTATCACATTCGATCCTACCACATCTACATCATCATCAAGTTCGTAG